The Pogona vitticeps strain Pit_001003342236 chromosome 6, PviZW2.1, whole genome shotgun sequence genome contains a region encoding:
- the LOC110089943 gene encoding olfactory receptor 4M1-like: MNQNNVSEVSEFILLGLFPVKEVQLALFILFIHFYCFILLGNIFIILTIYLDYHLASPMYFFLANLSFLDICYCSVTLPKMLGDFLRQQKIISYGGCMCQLFFLHFLGAAEIFLLIAMAYDRYVAICKPLQYFHLVNGSVCCMLVGASWIGGFIHAIILVMLTHQLHFCGPNILDNFFCDVHQVIRLACADTHRVETLTFINNGLVILSSFILLLISYGILLMKLKTSTTLGRGKATSTCVTHIILIFVMFTPAIFLYTRPLVPLFIDKVVAVFLTVIFPLLNPVIYTMRNKEIKNSMKKLIEKYGLWITL; the protein is encoded by the coding sequence ATGAATCAGAATAATGTTTCAGAAGTGTCTGAGTTTATTCTCCTAGGACTGTTTCCAGTTAAAGAAGTCCAGCTTGCCCTCTTCATCTTGTTTATACACTTCTACTGCTTCATCTTGTTGGGCAACATCTTTATCATCCTTACCATCTACCTGGATTACCATCTGGCTTCCCCAATGTACTTTTTCCTAGCTAATCTATCCTTCCTTGACATTTGCTACTGCTCTGTCACATTGCCTAAGATGCTAGGTGATTTTTTAAGGCAGCAAAAAATTATTTCCTATGGTGGATGCATGTGCCAGctctttttcttgcattttttggGAGCAGCTGAGATATTTCTGTTGATCGCCATGGCCTATGATAGGTACGTAGCTATATGTAAACCACTGCagtattttcatcttgtgaatgGAAGTGTGTGTTGCATGCTGGTGGGGGCATCCTGGATAGGAGGATTTATTCATGCTATCATCCTTGTAATGTTGACCCATCAACTCCATTTTTGCGGACCAAACATCTTAGACAATTTCTTCTGTGATGTTCACCAAGTGATCAGACTGGCCTGCGCTGATACACACAGGGTGGAAACTCTGACTTTCATCAACAATGGGCTTGTAATATTGTCCTCCTTCATTCTTTTGCTAATATCATATGGAATCCTTCTGATGAAACTAAAAACTAGTACAACACTTGGAAGGGGCAAAGCTACATCCACCTGTGTCACCCACATTATTTTAATCTTTGTGATGTTTACTCCAGCCATCTTCCTCTATACACGTCCTTTGGTGCCCTTATTCATAGACAAGGTGGTGGCTGTTTTCCTTACTGTAATTTTTCCTTTATTAAACCCAGTTATCTACACAATGAGGAACAAAGAAATTAAGAACTCCATGAAGAAGTTAATAGAAAAGTATGGACTTTGGATTACACTCTAA